In Spirochaetota bacterium, one DNA window encodes the following:
- a CDS encoding tetratricopeptide repeat protein: protein MLTVLLLIVIIIIGILIYYFLYIAPKIEPKNRAESFIKQNMFEEAILEYKKILDLEPSNYYIHFKIAELYKRLGKNDEVVSHLKEVISIDKYDTEVDRIDVKKRLAKAYYIQGNIGDAFQTYLDVLSIYPDDVDAVYHVSFITLGQEEFGIAKRYFDRLLKLRKDDFEIYFGAGISSYQNNKIDDAVNYFQEAVSIRPQSDIANLAIGIALLGKENYREAISYLKKLADRVTHVDVQYISKRLLAFTLILANKVDEGEKIFEELLEFARSNNMQDNVLLTLYDLGFTCLKLEKPKHAQKYWNELYQLDRDYDNIEVLLENIKRDNEASSDFDDGFEMTAHDYIEDWEANAFPSNFLWDICGLKSDKKFDIKNVLVKTKITDAENGEKRIASDSVNDSNDRIEKFLAIDTESFRITSNRVISKMGYKVDEILQTYRESDGVDFIAYSEENKKKVLIWVRRWGEAKVGEITLRNFAQGINDAKVEIGLFISTAMLTEPAERSLKKLNKVVVIYPDELNDLLRGLI from the coding sequence ATGTTGACAGTATTATTATTAATAGTGATAATAATAATTGGAATTCTAATATACTACTTTTTATACATTGCCCCTAAAATTGAACCGAAGAACAGAGCTGAAAGCTTCATTAAACAGAACATGTTCGAGGAGGCGATTTTAGAATATAAAAAAATATTGGATTTGGAGCCATCTAATTATTACATTCACTTCAAAATAGCTGAACTCTATAAAAGATTAGGGAAAAATGACGAGGTTGTGTCACATCTGAAGGAGGTTATAAGCATAGATAAATATGACACTGAGGTGGATAGGATTGATGTTAAAAAGAGATTAGCCAAGGCATATTATATTCAGGGGAATATTGGGGATGCCTTCCAGACCTATTTGGATGTTTTGAGCATTTACCCTGATGATGTTGATGCTGTTTATCATGTGTCTTTCATCACCCTTGGGCAGGAGGAATTTGGAATCGCAAAAAGATATTTTGACAGACTCTTAAAGTTAAGAAAGGATGATTTTGAGATTTATTTTGGTGCTGGTATAAGCAGCTATCAAAACAATAAAATTGATGACGCTGTTAATTATTTCCAAGAGGCGGTTTCAATCAGGCCACAATCTGATATCGCCAATCTTGCAATCGGCATCGCTCTTTTAGGTAAGGAGAATTATAGAGAAGCCATCTCCTATCTAAAAAAGCTTGCGGATAGAGTAACACACGTGGATGTACAGTATATTTCAAAGAGACTTTTAGCCTTTACGCTAATTCTTGCGAATAAGGTAGATGAAGGAGAAAAGATATTTGAAGAGCTATTGGAATTTGCGAGGAGTAATAACATGCAGGATAATGTGTTACTAACTCTATATGATCTAGGATTCACATGTTTAAAGTTAGAAAAACCCAAGCATGCTCAAAAATACTGGAATGAGTTATATCAATTGGATAGAGATTATGACAATATTGAGGTTTTATTAGAAAATATTAAGAGGGATAATGAGGCATCTTCAGATTTTGATGATGGTTTCGAGATGACTGCTCACGATTATATTGAGGATTGGGAGGCAAATGCCTTCCCCAGTAACTTTTTATGGGACATATGTGGTTTGAAGAGCGACAAGAAGTTTGATATAAAGAATGTTCTTGTGAAGACAAAGATTACTGATGCTGAGAATGGCGAAAAGAGGATTGCTTCAGATTCAGTCAATGATTCGAATGATCGAATTGAAAAGTTTTTAGCTATCGATACAGAAAGCTTTCGGATAACATCAAATAGAGTTATATCTAAAATGGGATATAAGGTTGATGAGATATTGCAGACTTATAGAGAATCCGACGGAGTTGATTTTATCGCTTATTCCGAGGAAAATAAGAAAAAGGTTCTTATATGGGTGAGGAGATGGGGTGAGGCGAAGGTGGGTGAGATTACCCTTAGAAATTTTGCCCAGGGAATAAATGATGCTAAGGTTGAAATTGGATTATTTATTTCAACAGCAATGCTGACCGAACCTGCAGAACGCAGCCTAAAAAAACTCAATAAGGTGGTTGTTATTTATCCTGATGAGCTTAATGATCTTCTGCGAGGACTGATCTAA
- a CDS encoding glycine--tRNA ligase subunit alpha, with product MYFQDIISKLSEYWSSKGCTIFQGYDLEVGAGTFNPATFLRVLGPEPWNIAYVEPSRRPADGRYGDNPIRLQHYYQFQVIMKPSPLNIQELYLDSLGYLGIKLEEHDVRFVEDDWDSPTLGASGLGWEVWLDGMEITQFTYFQQCGSFELDPISVELTYGLERICMYIQGLDSVYDMNWSKDISYGEIHLRDEFEFSHYNFNIADIDKHFKLFDIYEMECMAILENPDVRIVLPAYDYVLKCSHVFNMLDARGAISVTERVGYIARVRKLARLCAKQYLEIREEMGFPLLKKNTEIGKA from the coding sequence GTGTATTTTCAGGATATCATTTCGAAACTTAGCGAGTATTGGTCCAGTAAGGGTTGTACTATTTTCCAGGGATACGATTTAGAGGTGGGTGCCGGGACCTTCAACCCTGCGACCTTTTTACGAGTTCTTGGGCCAGAACCATGGAATATCGCTTATGTTGAGCCATCTAGGAGACCTGCTGACGGAAGATATGGTGATAATCCCATAAGACTTCAACATTACTATCAGTTTCAAGTTATTATGAAACCTTCACCTCTAAATATTCAGGAACTTTACCTGGATTCCCTAGGTTATTTAGGGATTAAGTTAGAAGAGCATGATGTAAGATTTGTTGAAGATGACTGGGATTCTCCGACTCTGGGCGCTTCTGGACTTGGTTGGGAGGTCTGGCTAGATGGAATGGAAATAACTCAATTTACATACTTTCAACAGTGCGGGAGTTTTGAGTTGGATCCAATATCCGTAGAATTGACCTATGGCCTTGAACGGATATGTATGTATATTCAGGGATTGGATAGTGTCTATGATATGAATTGGAGTAAGGACATATCCTATGGAGAGATTCATCTAAGGGATGAGTTCGAATTCTCTCATTATAATTTTAATATAGCTGATATAGATAAACATTTTAAGCTGTTTGACATCTATGAAATGGAGTGTATGGCTATTCTTGAAAATCCTGATGTCAGAATTGTGTTGCCAGCATATGATTATGTGTTAAAATGTTCACATGTCTTCAACATGCTCGATGCTCGTGGAGCAATCTCAGTGACTGAGAGGGTTGGATATATTGCAAGGGTACGTAAGTTAGCAAGATTATGCGCTAAACAGTACCTTGAGATTAGAGAAGAGATGGGATTCCCCTTATTAAAAAAGAATACAGAAATTGGAAAGGCTTGA
- a CDS encoding HDOD domain-containing protein, protein MGEIKNSILTINPPDYKKSIMKGENFYIKFSLFTPDAEALLIRILHRYLEKHDILYMKDVLITVLREVITNGVKANTKRMYFSKKKLDITKKDDYRSGMETFKKEVYEEKSEILEEMKMSNLYVQVLFKNSPEKLRIEIINNTPIIEEELTKIEARIKKGYLYNDVSESFGDVLDDSEGAGLGLIIAVMLLKNAGFSPESFNITTDKRRTVAQLIIPQKLNRSEFNSKIADEILKEVEKIPSLPENILEIQRLCSNPKSTIKEISESIKRDPGLTTSILKLANSAGYIVLNKVETIEQAVKIIGLKGINTLLIASGVQKIMDSRYSRFKAIWDNSYRAAFYAQKIAMHVKKTGLSQFAYLSALLSDIGKIVLLAIEPEKTNKIKEIAGIKKFEDSTLIEEITIGISHSTLGSLICKKWKFNEAFVKTIEFHNRPHIAYEKYRELIYIVYLAKVFTEIEDNKYRFEVIEKDVLEYFNINNSEDFKMLHGILLNSYNEQYTV, encoded by the coding sequence GTGGGAGAAATAAAAAATTCCATTCTAACTATCAATCCCCCTGATTATAAAAAATCAATAATGAAAGGAGAAAATTTTTATATAAAATTCTCCCTGTTCACTCCTGATGCTGAGGCCCTTCTCATAAGGATACTACACCGATATCTGGAAAAACATGATATATTATATATGAAGGATGTATTGATTACAGTACTCAGAGAAGTGATAACCAATGGAGTGAAGGCTAACACAAAGAGAATGTATTTCAGCAAAAAAAAACTGGATATAACAAAGAAAGATGACTATCGCAGCGGCATGGAGACATTTAAGAAAGAGGTTTATGAAGAGAAGAGCGAGATCTTGGAAGAAATGAAAATGTCAAACCTATATGTCCAAGTTTTATTTAAAAATTCTCCTGAAAAATTGAGGATTGAAATTATTAACAATACCCCAATTATTGAAGAGGAATTAACAAAGATAGAAGCCAGGATTAAAAAGGGCTACCTCTATAATGATGTTTCGGAATCCTTTGGTGATGTCCTTGACGACTCCGAGGGAGCAGGATTAGGACTTATAATAGCGGTAATGTTATTGAAAAATGCAGGTTTTTCTCCTGAATCATTCAATATTACAACGGATAAAAGGCGAACTGTTGCTCAGTTAATTATTCCACAAAAGTTAAATCGGTCTGAGTTTAATTCAAAAATTGCTGATGAAATATTAAAAGAAGTTGAAAAAATACCTTCTCTTCCTGAAAACATATTGGAGATCCAAAGGTTATGCTCTAATCCGAAATCAACCATAAAAGAGATATCCGAAAGCATTAAAAGAGACCCAGGGCTAACAACTTCAATATTAAAGCTTGCTAATTCGGCCGGATACATTGTTCTAAATAAAGTTGAGACGATTGAACAAGCAGTAAAGATAATTGGTTTAAAGGGGATAAACACCCTGTTAATAGCAAGCGGTGTTCAAAAGATAATGGATTCAAGGTATAGCAGGTTTAAAGCCATATGGGATAACTCATATAGGGCTGCCTTTTATGCTCAGAAAATAGCAATGCATGTAAAAAAGACTGGGCTGAGTCAATTTGCATATCTATCAGCTCTTCTATCTGATATTGGGAAAATCGTTCTTCTCGCAATCGAACCTGAAAAGACAAATAAAATCAAAGAGATTGCTGGAATAAAGAAATTTGAGGACTCAACACTTATTGAAGAGATTACTATTGGCATTAGTCATAGTACCCTAGGCAGCCTTATATGTAAAAAATGGAAGTTTAATGAAGCATTTGTAAAGACCATAGAATTTCATAATAGGCCACATATAGCATATGAAAAGTATAGGGAGTTGATCTATATTGTATATTTGGCAAAGGTTTTTACAGAGATTGAAGATAATAAATATAGGTTTGAGGTTATTGAAAAGGATGTTTTGGAATATTTCAATATAAATAATAGTGAAGATTTTAAGATGCTACATGGTATTTTATTAAATTCCTACAATGAACAATATACAGTATAA
- a CDS encoding bifunctional oligoribonuclease/PAP phosphatase NrnA — MERLDSMVLGIKNLDKFLTEHDRFIISTHESPDGDGIGAEIAFHELLNHLGKTSLILNSDPTPNKYHFLDMDNEIKILNDELTHLEDLNKYAVIVLDTNSFDNIGSAYKILRDRITDVFIIDHHEGGQDMFEENFIKAEASSACEIVYDIIIHYNLEPSFKSAQALFAGILSDTGSFRYPKTSPETYEIASHLVRLGAYPFKIYEEIYENNSLASFELRAKMLAAMEIHFDRKLILMKLTPEMLIQTGAPFSEGEININLPLTIEGIVASILVKQDIEGPVKVSMRTKGDYDVAEIAMANGGGGHKNAAGYKSKLSIDETIKMVLNDMSRFFS; from the coding sequence TTGGAAAGGCTTGATTCAATGGTTCTTGGTATTAAAAATCTGGATAAATTTCTAACCGAGCACGATAGATTTATAATCTCAACCCATGAGAGTCCTGATGGTGATGGCATAGGAGCTGAGATTGCATTTCATGAACTATTGAATCACCTTGGAAAGACCTCACTGATATTAAACTCAGATCCAACCCCCAATAAGTATCACTTTCTTGACATGGATAATGAGATAAAAATTTTAAATGATGAGTTAACGCATCTAGAGGACTTAAACAAATACGCTGTGATTGTTTTAGATACAAATAGCTTTGATAATATAGGCTCTGCATATAAGATTTTAAGGGATAGGATTACAGATGTTTTTATAATTGATCATCATGAGGGTGGTCAGGATATGTTTGAGGAAAATTTTATCAAGGCTGAAGCGTCTTCAGCCTGTGAGATTGTCTATGATATCATTATTCACTATAACCTTGAACCGAGTTTCAAATCGGCTCAAGCCCTGTTCGCTGGAATCCTTTCTGATACAGGCTCCTTCAGGTATCCCAAGACATCCCCTGAAACCTATGAGATCGCTTCCCATCTTGTAAGACTTGGAGCATACCCCTTTAAGATATATGAAGAGATTTACGAAAACAATTCTCTGGCCAGCTTTGAACTCAGAGCAAAAATGCTTGCAGCCATGGAGATCCATTTTGACAGAAAACTTATACTTATGAAATTAACCCCTGAAATGTTAATCCAAACCGGCGCTCCGTTTTCTGAGGGGGAGATCAATATAAATCTTCCCTTAACGATCGAGGGTATAGTAGCGAGCATTCTGGTTAAACAGGATATCGAAGGTCCAGTAAAGGTTAGCATGAGGACTAAAGGCGATTATGATGTTGCGGAGATTGCCATGGCCAATGGTGGCGGGGGGCATAAAAATGCAGCTGGTTATAAATCAAAGCTTTCTATTGATGAGACCATTAAAATGGTTTTAAATGATATGAGCAGATTCTTCTCCTAA
- a CDS encoding STAS domain-containing protein, which produces MELKMKRVGNVLVIYLSGRLDIHLSVNVEEEINRIIDEEQNSHLLLNLSNVEYMSSSGIRILVSTMRKLQANMRKMKICNMNNDVKKIFDIVELIDIFEIFDTETEALESFIYS; this is translated from the coding sequence ATGGAATTAAAGATGAAAAGGGTGGGAAATGTGCTTGTTATCTATCTTTCAGGTAGATTAGACATTCATCTTTCTGTAAATGTTGAAGAAGAGATAAACAGAATTATTGATGAAGAACAAAATTCTCACTTGCTCCTAAATTTATCAAATGTAGAATATATGAGTTCTTCAGGAATACGTATCCTTGTCTCTACCATGAGAAAATTACAGGCGAATATGAGGAAGATGAAGATATGTAATATGAACAACGATGTTAAGAAAATTTTTGATATTGTTGAATTAATTGATATTTTTGAAATCTTTGATACTGAAACAGAGGCACTTGAATCCTTTATCTATAGCTGA
- a CDS encoding ParB N-terminal domain-containing protein — MIKKIDQGDDFFRLSKNSIVTLKRSIDNFGLLDPPILLRRDDRYVIVFGHNRIKVLVELDYEYIDSLVLDCIPDRLFLEYILLKSLRGEIGPIGRIKAINILKNYFGLNNEILSTVSKYLNIPDELIRRDELYENIVNLPVILQDYLDIKEIGYKAIKNIFYIPSEGISLLIDWIIVTNMRINIFKNIVDYIIDIYKRDGNLNSLRDIDVSTIQDRREKENHLFDRIFRVRYPEYSGLRERAEGIVKRFKGMGVQISYPKYFEGETIKLTFNISNREDIESIMDRFKKIDMKAIAELRELL; from the coding sequence ATGATAAAAAAAATAGATCAGGGTGATGATTTTTTTAGATTGAGCAAAAATAGTATTGTAACGCTGAAGAGATCTATAGATAACTTCGGACTACTGGATCCTCCAATATTATTACGCAGGGATGACAGGTATGTAATTGTCTTTGGTCACAATAGGATAAAGGTTTTAGTGGAGTTGGATTATGAATACATTGATTCACTTGTGTTAGATTGTATACCCGACCGCTTATTTCTTGAATATATTCTGTTAAAGAGTCTCAGAGGGGAGATCGGTCCTATTGGCAGGATAAAGGCTATTAATATTTTAAAAAACTATTTCGGATTGAATAATGAAATACTCTCTACTGTGAGCAAATACCTTAACATCCCAGATGAGCTTATTCGAAGAGATGAGTTATATGAAAATATAGTTAATCTGCCAGTAATTTTACAAGATTACCTTGATATAAAAGAGATCGGCTATAAAGCAATAAAAAATATATTTTACATACCCTCTGAGGGCATCTCCCTTCTTATAGACTGGATTATCGTCACTAACATGCGCATCAATATTTTCAAGAATATTGTTGATTATATTATTGATATTTACAAGAGGGATGGGAATCTCAATTCTTTGAGGGACATTGATGTGAGCACAATACAAGATAGACGGGAAAAGGAGAATCATCTTTTTGATAGAATATTTAGGGTGAGGTATCCCGAATATTCAGGTTTGAGAGAGAGGGCTGAAGGTATTGTAAAGAGATTCAAGGGTATGGGTGTTCAGATAAGCTATCCCAAGTACTTTGAAGGAGAAACGATTAAGCTAACCTTCAACATTAGCAATAGAGAGGATATTGAATCCATTATGGATAGGTTTAAGAAAATCGATATGAAGGCTATTGCGGAGCTTAGGGAATTATTATAG